The following proteins are encoded in a genomic region of Gossypium hirsutum isolate 1008001.06 chromosome D05, Gossypium_hirsutum_v2.1, whole genome shotgun sequence:
- the LOC107906461 gene encoding palmitoyl-monogalactosyldiacylglycerol delta-7 desaturase, chloroplastic, protein MALIISALLKPNSLPFSPLQRVTPTAKTRRFSCKVLNSGHPDSELNQIQRKQSPLGSSFVTQLRRSYSNGEVSALANGVSVVAKEPDHDLKTQGRILFSDVVVQKRREVFWRGNWNALDIASAGIVLAMHLLSLCAPFYFNWPAFWLAAGLYLVTGLGITLSFHRNLSHRSFKLPKWLEYLFAYCGVQALQGNPIDWVSTHRYHHQFCDSERDPHSPIEGFWFSHMNWLFDTSTVIEKRGDSTNVGDLEKQPFYRFLQSTYILHPIALGALLFALGGFPFLVWGMGVRTIWVYHITWLVNSASHVWGRQAWNTGDLSKNNWWVALLAFGEGWHNNHHAFEYSARHGLEWWQLDLTWYVIKFLQVVGVATEIKLPSQLHKQKMAFNN, encoded by the exons ATGGCTTTAATCATATCTGCATTGTTAAAGCCCAACTCCTTACCTTTTTCACCTCTTCAAAGAGTAACACCAACAGCCAAAACTAGACGTTTCTCTTGCAAAGTCCTAAACTCTGGCCATCCAGACTCggaattaaatcaaatacagaGAAAGCAGAGTCCTTTGGGctcaagttttgtaactcaatTACGTAGGAGTTACAGCAATGGGGAAGTGTCGGCTTTGGCTAATGGGGTGTCAGTTGTAGCAAAAGAACCAGACCATGATTTGAAAACCCAGGGTAGAATTTTGTTCTCTGATGTGGTGGTGCAAAAGAGGAGGGAAGTGTTTTGGAGGGGAAATTGGAACGCTTTGGATATAGCCTCTGCAGGTATTGTCTTGGCCATGCATTTACTCAGCCTTTGCGCACCTTTTTACTTCAATTGGCCTGCTTTTTGGCTTGCTGCTGGACTCTATTTGGTAACTGGACTGGGGATTACATTGTCTTTCCATAGAAATCTTTCTCATAGAAGCTTCAAGCTTCCGAAATGGCTGGAGTACTTGTTTGCTTATTGTGGAGTACAAGCACTTCAG GGGAATCCAATTGATTGGGTTAGCACACACAGGTACCACCACCAATTTTGTGATTCTGAGAGAGACCCCCATAGCCCCATTGAAGGGTTTTGGTTTAGCCACATGAACTGGCTCTTCGATACCAGCACTGTAATTGAAAAG CGTGGAGATTCAACCAATGTTGGGGATTTAGAGAAGCAACCCTTCTACAGGTTCCTTCAAAGTACCTATATCCTTCATCCAATCGCACTTGGAGCTTTGCTATTTGCTCTTGGTGGGTTCCCATTCCTAGTCTGGGGAATG GGTGTGAGGACAATATGGGTATACCACATCACTTGGCTTGTAAATTCAGCTTCCCATGTGTGGGGGAGGCAAGCATGGAATACTGGTGATCTGTCCAAGAACAATTG GTGGGTGGCATTGCTTGCATTCGGAGAAGGTTGGCACAATAATCACCATGCATTTGAATACTCAGCCCGACATGGTCTGGAGTGGTGGCAGCTGGATTTGACATGGTATGTAATCAAGTTTCTTCAAGTTGTTGGAGTAGCAACTGAGATTAAGCTACCTTCTCAACTTCACAAGCAAAAGATGGCTTTCAACAACTGA